One genomic region from Paramicrobacterium agarici encodes:
- a CDS encoding DUF58 domain-containing protein, with product MSTSRHVVGWHASGSIAGALIAGVVTLAAGIVTSRADVACLALPLLSWVAWCWQNRPTRDMQVASTITTAYGPEQAGLITGSLHVTASSHVAMAETRMLVGAARRSAAVLDCRRDASLSVSVPVQHSGPSDVLTVTMRFASADGAFISQPTSPHTAEQLIRPDIVTLPHVLLPHRLHGLTGGHESTRPGEGGSFRDIHPFTPGDRLRRIDWKATARLARRDGDLYVRRTFAESDATIVIVMDTGDQLGEVVAEWASGRPHKSGTTSMDAAREAAASIAVAYTDAGDQVALQNLALGTRQVRRGSGARHRERLLATITATRPNGVGWTRRRAPLVASGALIYVLSTFIDSEAASLASMWRAAGHRVIAIDTLPIAITRGLTPEQATAHTILMMERDDRLRELQATGVSVVRWADAAGLPTRAAQFSALAREREGSR from the coding sequence ATGAGCACGTCGCGTCACGTGGTCGGCTGGCATGCGAGCGGCTCGATCGCAGGAGCTCTCATCGCGGGAGTCGTGACGCTCGCAGCCGGGATTGTCACGTCGCGGGCCGACGTGGCGTGCCTCGCGCTTCCTCTGCTCAGCTGGGTCGCATGGTGCTGGCAGAATCGGCCTACTCGGGACATGCAGGTAGCGAGCACGATCACGACCGCGTATGGGCCTGAGCAGGCCGGACTCATCACGGGCTCGCTGCACGTCACGGCGAGCTCCCACGTCGCAATGGCTGAAACGCGGATGCTGGTGGGCGCCGCGCGCCGGTCGGCGGCTGTGCTCGACTGCCGACGAGACGCCAGCCTCTCCGTTTCGGTGCCCGTTCAGCACTCAGGGCCGTCCGATGTCCTCACGGTCACCATGCGATTCGCGAGCGCCGACGGTGCGTTCATCTCACAGCCCACGTCCCCCCACACCGCCGAACAACTCATCCGACCCGACATCGTGACGCTTCCGCACGTGCTCCTGCCCCATCGACTGCACGGCCTCACGGGCGGGCATGAGTCAACGCGTCCGGGGGAGGGCGGCAGCTTTCGTGATATTCATCCGTTCACCCCCGGCGACCGCCTCCGCCGTATCGACTGGAAGGCCACGGCGCGTCTTGCCCGGCGCGACGGTGACCTTTACGTACGGCGAACTTTTGCCGAGAGTGACGCCACCATCGTGATCGTCATGGACACCGGCGACCAGCTCGGCGAGGTCGTTGCCGAATGGGCAAGCGGCAGGCCGCACAAGAGCGGAACCACATCGATGGATGCTGCTCGAGAGGCCGCTGCGTCAATCGCGGTCGCGTACACGGATGCGGGCGACCAGGTCGCCCTTCAGAACCTTGCCCTCGGAACCCGTCAAGTGCGCCGCGGTTCGGGCGCCCGCCACCGCGAGCGTCTGCTTGCAACAATCACCGCGACACGGCCAAACGGCGTGGGCTGGACGCGTAGACGAGCACCCCTTGTGGCCTCGGGAGCCCTGATCTACGTGCTCTCGACATTCATCGACAGTGAGGCGGCGTCGCTCGCCTCGATGTGGCGCGCGGCGGGGCATCGCGTCATCGCGATCGATACCCTGCCGATCGCGATCACCCGGGGTCTCACGCCCGAGCAGGCCACCGCCCACACGATCCTCATGATGGAGCGAGACGATCGTTTGCGCGAGCTGCAGGCCACGGGTGTGAGCGTCGTCCGCTGGGCGGACGCTGCCGGGCTTCCGACGCGTGCCGCACAGTTCTCGGCGCTCGCTCGCGAGCGGGAGGGCTCTCGATGA
- a CDS encoding AAA family ATPase, translating to MTESMSVSRVAELSREVLDRVREVVVGMSGPLDLALATILAGGHVLFEDVPGLGKTLAARSLASALGLDFHRIQCTPDLLPSDITGSFVYAPSTGEFAFRPGPLFAGLVLADEINRTTPKTQSSFLEAMAEGHVTVEGQEFTLPRPFHVIATSNPIEFEGTYALPEAQLDRFMVRLGVGYLTADDEQRMLLARAERRRDDARVAPVVDAETLMRMQEGVESVHVDADIARYCVDLAAATRADQSVQVGASPRGSQGLMLVARAVAVMAGRDYVTPDDVKRTAIPVLAHRLSLTPQAWANGVQPEHIVSAVLGAVAGPPTVRATTE from the coding sequence ATGACCGAGTCGATGTCCGTAAGCCGCGTCGCCGAGCTGAGCCGCGAGGTGCTCGATCGCGTTCGCGAGGTCGTCGTTGGTATGAGCGGCCCTCTCGACCTCGCTCTCGCGACGATCCTCGCCGGCGGGCACGTGCTGTTCGAAGACGTTCCCGGACTCGGCAAGACGCTCGCCGCGCGCAGCCTCGCGAGTGCGCTCGGGCTGGACTTCCACCGCATCCAATGCACGCCAGACCTGCTTCCCTCCGACATCACGGGATCGTTCGTCTATGCACCGTCGACGGGCGAGTTCGCGTTCCGTCCCGGACCGCTTTTCGCGGGGCTCGTTCTCGCAGACGAGATCAACCGCACGACGCCGAAGACTCAATCCTCGTTTCTCGAGGCGATGGCCGAGGGCCACGTGACGGTCGAGGGGCAGGAATTCACCCTGCCTCGACCGTTTCACGTCATCGCGACATCGAATCCGATTGAGTTCGAGGGAACCTACGCCCTCCCCGAAGCTCAGCTCGACCGGTTCATGGTGCGACTCGGCGTCGGGTATCTCACGGCAGACGACGAACAGAGGATGCTGCTCGCGCGCGCGGAGCGAAGGCGCGATGACGCCCGGGTCGCTCCCGTCGTCGATGCCGAGACGCTCATGCGCATGCAAGAGGGAGTGGAATCGGTGCACGTGGACGCGGACATCGCTCGGTACTGCGTCGACCTTGCCGCGGCGACCCGAGCCGACCAGTCCGTGCAGGTCGGGGCGTCTCCGCGTGGTTCGCAGGGACTGATGCTCGTTGCGAGAGCGGTCGCGGTGATGGCCGGTCGAGACTACGTCACGCCCGACGACGTCAAGCGTACGGCGATCCCCGTCCTCGCGCATCGGCTCTCGCTCACGCCGCAGGCATGGGCCAATGGCGTGCAGCCGGAGCACATCGTCTCGGCAGTGCTCGGCGCCGTCGCCGGCCCGCCGACCGTCAGGGCGACGACCGAATGA
- the uvrC gene encoding excinuclease ABC subunit UvrC has translation MGEHLHYRPKPGEIPTQPGVYRFRDTNRRVLYVGKAKNLRARLSNYFAPLRSLHERTRRMVTTASSVEWTVVGSDVEALQLEYTWIKEFEPPFNVKFRDDKTYPYMAITLADEAPRVMVTRNPRIKGARYFGPYPKIWAVHDTIDLMIKAFPIRTCSDASYKRAMQSGKPCFPGQIGKCGGPCSMRVSVEEHRRIVDDFISFMSGNDKRFTRELQTKMKDAAERQDYEAAARFRDQLQSLEAVLDKSTVVMKDSVDADMFGIEHDELSAAVQQFVVRGGRIRGVRSWTVDKELDVTTGDLIEGVIRTAYSAPGVDVPREVIVPVQPDDAAEISAWLTEVRGRGTVRLKTAQRGEKAALMETAVLNAKQALIRHKTRRSSDFASRSQALADLQDALGMTQAPLRIECYDISHLSGTNVVASMVVFEDGLARKDQYRTFSIAETTDDTDSMFQVLTRRLAHLDDAPADENADAAPKRFSYPPQLLLVDGGQPQVAAAKRALDESGRTGIQIAGIAKRLEELWLPESDFPVILPRNSEALYLVQRLRDEAHRFAITYQRKRRKRDISSVLADVPGVGPARVKTLLTHFGSVARLKAATPEEITAAPGVGPALAQAIHARLHTR, from the coding sequence GTGGGCGAGCACCTGCACTATCGGCCCAAGCCGGGGGAGATTCCGACGCAGCCAGGCGTTTACCGTTTTCGAGACACGAACCGGCGCGTGCTGTACGTGGGAAAGGCGAAGAACCTCCGCGCCCGCCTGAGCAACTACTTCGCGCCGTTGCGCTCTCTTCACGAGAGAACGCGTCGCATGGTGACAACAGCGTCAAGTGTCGAGTGGACGGTCGTCGGCAGCGACGTCGAGGCGCTCCAGCTGGAATACACCTGGATCAAGGAGTTCGAGCCGCCGTTCAACGTCAAGTTCCGCGACGACAAGACCTACCCGTACATGGCGATCACGCTCGCTGACGAAGCACCGCGCGTGATGGTCACGCGCAATCCGCGCATCAAAGGTGCACGCTACTTCGGTCCCTACCCGAAGATCTGGGCCGTGCACGACACGATCGATCTCATGATCAAGGCCTTCCCGATCCGCACGTGCTCCGACGCGAGCTACAAGCGCGCGATGCAATCGGGCAAGCCGTGTTTTCCCGGGCAGATCGGAAAGTGCGGAGGCCCGTGCTCGATGAGGGTGAGCGTCGAAGAGCACCGCCGCATCGTCGACGACTTCATCAGCTTCATGAGCGGGAACGACAAACGCTTCACGCGCGAGCTCCAGACGAAGATGAAGGATGCTGCCGAACGGCAGGACTACGAAGCGGCAGCCCGATTTCGCGATCAGCTGCAGTCGCTCGAGGCGGTCCTCGACAAGAGCACCGTCGTGATGAAGGACTCCGTCGACGCCGACATGTTCGGCATCGAGCACGATGAGCTTTCTGCGGCCGTCCAGCAGTTCGTCGTGCGCGGAGGCCGCATTCGAGGCGTGCGTTCGTGGACGGTCGACAAAGAGCTCGACGTCACAACGGGCGACCTCATCGAGGGCGTCATCCGCACCGCTTACAGCGCCCCCGGCGTCGACGTGCCCCGCGAGGTCATCGTTCCCGTGCAACCCGACGATGCGGCAGAGATCTCCGCATGGCTCACCGAGGTGCGCGGTCGAGGCACCGTTCGGCTGAAGACTGCGCAGCGCGGCGAGAAGGCCGCCCTCATGGAGACAGCCGTGCTCAATGCGAAGCAGGCGCTGATTCGGCACAAGACCCGGCGCAGCTCCGATTTCGCGTCGCGCAGCCAAGCACTCGCCGACCTTCAAGACGCTCTCGGCATGACGCAGGCTCCGCTGCGAATCGAGTGCTATGACATCTCTCACTTGTCGGGAACGAACGTCGTCGCCTCCATGGTCGTCTTCGAAGACGGTCTCGCGCGTAAAGATCAGTACCGCACGTTCTCGATCGCCGAGACCACTGACGATACTGATTCCATGTTTCAAGTGCTGACGCGCCGCCTGGCCCACCTCGACGATGCGCCAGCAGACGAAAACGCGGATGCGGCGCCCAAGCGTTTCTCCTACCCGCCACAGCTTCTGCTCGTTGACGGCGGACAGCCGCAGGTGGCTGCGGCAAAGCGCGCTCTCGACGAATCGGGCCGCACGGGAATCCAGATCGCGGGCATCGCGAAGCGTCTTGAGGAGCTGTGGTTGCCCGAGAGCGACTTTCCGGTCATCCTGCCACGCAACAGCGAAGCCCTCTACCTCGTGCAACGGCTGAGAGACGAAGCGCACCGCTTTGCCATCACATACCAGCGCAAGCGCCGAAAGCGCGACATCTCGTCGGTTCTCGCGGACGTACCCGGAGTCGGACCGGCCCGGGTGAAGACGCTCCTCACCCATTTCGGCTCCGTCGCGCGTCTCAAGGCGGCGACACCGGAGGAGATCACGGCCGCGCCGGGGGTGGGCCCTGCACTCGCGCAAGCCATCCACGCACGGCTCCATACTCGATAG
- a CDS encoding DUF4129 domain-containing protein, whose product MHRARVDDDDSGMRRRLLLPVVVACAVAIVLITAVQGPVLFGKPRLELIVPRVESTITSSPERSAPDTDIPPNPDPGSNGLLNPLSILIALGALVAAALVTVAFLIARAARRRKRLEPAHAGVSALPVQPTDHPQPESVDIAPELARGIERALGVLDTHADPQNAVIEAWLGLQQSAEDSGFHLRPSETPAEFTVRVLARDQSIAADLRTLLDLYQDVRFGDRRATASDIGTARTSLLAIQKAWA is encoded by the coding sequence GTGCACCGCGCGCGCGTCGACGACGATGACAGCGGCATGAGAAGGCGTTTGCTGCTCCCCGTCGTCGTCGCGTGCGCTGTCGCGATCGTCCTCATCACTGCCGTGCAGGGCCCGGTGCTTTTCGGCAAGCCGAGACTCGAGCTCATCGTGCCTCGGGTTGAGTCGACCATCACGTCATCGCCAGAACGATCGGCGCCCGACACAGACATACCGCCGAATCCCGATCCTGGGTCGAACGGTCTCCTCAATCCGCTCTCGATCCTGATCGCGCTCGGGGCCCTCGTCGCCGCGGCGCTGGTCACCGTGGCCTTCCTGATCGCGCGCGCTGCGCGTCGCCGGAAACGCCTCGAGCCCGCACACGCCGGAGTCTCGGCGCTGCCCGTGCAGCCGACGGATCACCCTCAGCCCGAGTCCGTCGACATCGCACCCGAGCTTGCGCGCGGCATCGAGCGGGCGCTCGGCGTCCTCGACACACACGCGGATCCACAGAATGCCGTCATCGAGGCATGGCTCGGCCTGCAGCAATCTGCTGAGGATTCCGGATTCCATCTGCGCCCGTCAGAGACACCGGCTGAATTCACCGTACGCGTGCTTGCCCGAGACCAGAGCATCGCCGCCGACCTTCGAACGCTCCTGGACCTCTACCAGGATGTTCGCTTCGGCGACCGGCGTGCGACAGCATCCGATATTGGCACAGCCCGCACGTCACTTCTCGCCATTCAAAAGGCTTGGGCATGA
- the uvrA gene encoding excinuclease ABC subunit UvrA has protein sequence MTISPASSNSTLSVSGARVHNLDNVDVDIPRDSLVVFTGLSGSGKSSLAFDTIFAEGQRRYVESLSAYARQFLGQVDRPDVDFIEGLSPAVSIDQKSTNRNPRSTVGTITEVYDYMRLLWARIGVPHCPECGEPIGRQTVQQIADQLMTLEEGTRYMVMSPVVSQKKGEFVDLFTELSASGYARAVVDGETVQLSSPPTLKKSYKHDISVVVDRLVAGPEILTRLTDSLETALRLTDGVVQISFVDEEGDDAIRTFSEKLSCPNNHPIHLAEVEPRTFSFNAPFGACPECSGLGTRMSVDADLLLGDEQLSINQGVIVPWTTQGKGLYQYYEKLLVGLSNDLDFSLDTPWEGLPKAVREAVLRGKDFKVRVKWRNRFGREVSYSSGFEGVIPYIERQYMQAETDVQRARWAEYLREIPCPVCDGKRLKPEVLAVLVNRASIADVADLSLTDARSFMEELTLSDRDARIAAQVLREIKVRLDFLIQVGLNYLTLSRSAGSLSGGEAQRIRLATQIGSGLTGVLYVLDEPSIGLHQRDNRRLIETLVALRDLGNTLIVVEHDEDTIRTADWVVDIGPGAGEGGGKVVHSGTVSELLANKRSMTADYLAGRRQIETPAERRPVAPDRMISVIGASANNLRTVSVDFPLGLFTAVTGVSGSGKSSLVNDILYRVMANTLNGARKVPGKHTRVTGLDKLDKVVHVDQAPIGRTPRSNPATYTGVFDRIRTLFSETPEAKARGYLPGRFSFNVKGGRCEACSGDGTIKIEMNFLPDVYVACEVCGGARYNRDTLQVHYKGKNISEVLDMPIVEAADFFEPITAIHRYLKTLVDVGLGYVRLGQSATTLSGGEAQRVKLATELQRRSNGRSVYVLDEPTTGLHFEDVRKLLLVLGSLVDKGNTVIVIEHNLDVIKSADWIVDLGPEGGAGGGQIVATGTPEQVARSTESYTGMFLKEIFDAEAGDARQAG, from the coding sequence GTGACGATTTCACCAGCTTCCTCGAACTCCACGCTGTCTGTCAGCGGGGCCCGTGTTCACAACCTCGACAACGTCGACGTCGACATTCCGCGCGACTCCCTCGTTGTCTTCACCGGCCTTTCCGGATCGGGCAAGTCTTCGCTCGCCTTCGACACGATCTTCGCCGAGGGACAGCGTCGGTACGTCGAATCCCTCTCGGCGTATGCACGCCAGTTTCTCGGGCAGGTCGATCGTCCAGACGTCGACTTCATCGAGGGGCTCAGCCCCGCCGTGTCCATCGACCAGAAGTCGACGAACCGCAACCCTCGCTCGACCGTGGGAACGATCACCGAGGTCTACGACTACATGAGGCTGCTGTGGGCGCGCATCGGCGTTCCCCACTGTCCTGAGTGCGGCGAGCCTATCGGCCGGCAGACCGTGCAGCAGATCGCTGACCAGCTCATGACACTCGAGGAGGGCACGCGCTACATGGTGATGAGCCCCGTCGTCTCGCAGAAGAAGGGCGAGTTCGTCGATCTCTTCACGGAACTCAGCGCGTCGGGCTACGCTCGCGCCGTCGTCGATGGCGAGACCGTGCAGCTGAGCTCTCCGCCCACGCTGAAGAAGTCATACAAGCACGACATCTCCGTCGTGGTCGACCGGCTCGTCGCCGGCCCCGAGATTCTGACGCGACTCACCGACTCACTCGAAACGGCACTGCGGCTCACCGACGGCGTCGTGCAGATCAGCTTTGTCGACGAAGAGGGCGACGACGCGATTCGCACGTTCTCCGAGAAGCTCTCGTGCCCTAACAACCATCCCATTCATCTTGCAGAGGTGGAGCCGCGCACCTTCTCATTCAACGCTCCGTTCGGTGCCTGCCCCGAGTGCTCGGGACTCGGCACCCGCATGTCCGTCGACGCCGACCTCTTGCTCGGCGACGAGCAGCTGAGCATCAATCAGGGCGTCATCGTCCCCTGGACGACCCAGGGCAAGGGGCTTTACCAGTACTACGAGAAGCTGCTCGTCGGTCTCTCCAACGATCTCGACTTCTCACTCGACACCCCGTGGGAAGGACTCCCGAAAGCGGTCCGTGAGGCCGTGCTGCGCGGAAAGGACTTCAAGGTCCGTGTGAAGTGGCGCAATAGGTTCGGGCGCGAGGTCTCGTATTCCTCGGGATTCGAGGGGGTCATTCCCTACATCGAGCGTCAGTATATGCAGGCCGAGACCGATGTGCAGCGGGCACGATGGGCGGAGTATCTCCGAGAGATTCCATGCCCCGTGTGCGACGGAAAGCGACTCAAGCCAGAGGTTCTCGCGGTGCTCGTCAACCGGGCGAGCATCGCAGACGTAGCCGACCTCAGCCTCACAGACGCACGGTCGTTCATGGAGGAGCTCACGCTCAGCGACCGAGACGCTCGCATTGCCGCACAAGTGCTGCGCGAGATCAAGGTGCGCCTCGACTTCCTCATTCAAGTCGGGCTCAACTACCTGACGCTGTCGCGTTCCGCGGGCTCGCTCTCGGGAGGCGAAGCCCAGCGCATACGACTTGCAACGCAGATCGGGTCGGGACTGACCGGCGTGCTGTACGTTCTCGACGAGCCGAGCATCGGCTTGCACCAGCGCGACAACAGACGGCTCATCGAGACGCTCGTCGCACTGCGCGACCTCGGTAACACGCTCATCGTGGTCGAGCACGACGAAGACACCATTCGAACGGCAGACTGGGTCGTCGACATCGGACCGGGAGCGGGCGAGGGCGGCGGCAAAGTCGTGCACTCGGGAACGGTGTCAGAACTGCTCGCGAACAAGCGATCGATGACCGCCGACTATCTCGCCGGACGACGCCAGATCGAGACGCCCGCCGAGCGTCGCCCCGTCGCTCCAGACCGCATGATCTCGGTCATCGGAGCGTCGGCGAACAACCTGCGCACTGTCTCTGTCGATTTCCCCCTCGGTCTGTTCACCGCCGTCACGGGCGTTAGCGGATCGGGCAAGTCATCGCTCGTCAACGACATCCTCTATCGTGTGATGGCTAACACACTCAACGGCGCGCGCAAAGTGCCAGGCAAGCACACTCGAGTGACGGGACTCGACAAACTCGACAAGGTCGTGCATGTCGACCAGGCTCCCATCGGCCGCACGCCGCGGTCGAACCCGGCCACGTACACGGGCGTCTTCGACCGCATCCGCACGCTCTTCTCAGAAACCCCCGAGGCGAAGGCCCGTGGCTACCTGCCCGGTCGCTTCAGCTTCAACGTCAAGGGAGGGCGCTGCGAGGCGTGCTCGGGTGACGGCACGATCAAGATCGAGATGAACTTTCTGCCCGACGTGTACGTCGCATGCGAGGTATGCGGGGGAGCTCGCTACAACCGCGACACGCTCCAGGTGCACTACAAGGGCAAGAACATCTCCGAGGTTCTCGACATGCCGATCGTCGAGGCGGCTGACTTCTTCGAGCCCATCACGGCGATCCATCGCTACCTCAAGACACTCGTCGACGTCGGACTCGGATATGTCCGGCTCGGCCAGAGCGCGACGACTCTGTCGGGCGGTGAAGCGCAGCGCGTCAAGCTCGCGACCGAGCTGCAGCGCCGCTCGAATGGCCGTAGCGTCTATGTGCTCGACGAGCCAACGACGGGACTGCACTTCGAAGACGTGCGCAAGCTGCTTCTCGTGCTCGGCAGCCTCGTCGACAAGGGGAACACGGTCATCGTGATCGAGCACAACCTCGACGTGATCAAGTCGGCCGACTGGATCGTCGACCTCGGGCCCGAGGGCGGCGCGGGCGGTGGTCAGATCGTGGCAACCGGCACGCCGGAGCAGGTGGCACGGTCGACCGAGAGCTACACGGGGATGTTCCTGAAAGAGATCTTCGACGCCGAGGCCGGCGACGCACGCCAGGCGGGCTGA
- a CDS encoding protein-L-isoaspartate(D-aspartate) O-methyltransferase: MGTNFERERERMLREHLVARDITDERVLSAMAEVPRERFVPERLAASAYEDHPLPLSDGQTISQPYIVAATLQAAAIDEHDVVLDIGTGSGYAAAVASKMAASVVSIERIASLSQQAASVIRELGYDNIELLVGDGAEGARDRGPFDAIVCAAAVEQIPSTWSEQLTPGGRIVAPVGGRAGQRLRSIRRDADGEIVETDLGGVVFVPLISES, from the coding sequence ATGGGCACAAACTTTGAACGGGAGAGAGAGCGGATGCTGCGTGAGCACCTCGTGGCGCGCGACATCACAGACGAGCGTGTGCTCTCGGCGATGGCTGAGGTCCCCCGTGAGCGGTTCGTTCCCGAGCGGCTCGCCGCCAGCGCCTACGAAGACCATCCGCTTCCGCTCAGCGACGGGCAGACCATCTCGCAGCCCTACATTGTGGCGGCGACTCTGCAGGCCGCGGCGATCGATGAGCACGACGTGGTGCTCGACATCGGCACAGGATCGGGATACGCCGCTGCAGTCGCGTCGAAGATGGCCGCGAGCGTCGTGTCGATCGAGCGGATCGCCTCCCTGTCACAGCAGGCGGCGTCGGTCATCCGCGAGCTGGGATACGACAACATCGAGCTGCTCGTCGGGGACGGTGCTGAGGGAGCCCGCGACCGCGGGCCGTTCGACGCCATCGTCTGCGCGGCGGCAGTTGAGCAGATACCGTCCACCTGGAGTGAGCAGCTCACTCCAGGAGGACGGATCGTCGCGCCGGTCGGCGGACGTGCGGGGCAGCGGCTTCGCAGCATCCGTCGAGATGCCGATGGCGAGATCGTCGAGACCGACCTCGGTGGCGTCGTCTTCGTTCCCCTGATCAGCGAGAGCTGA
- the whiA gene encoding DNA-binding protein WhiA: MALTADVKDELTAVDEKRNTVRAAELASLLRFSGGLHIISGRIAIESEVDSPRIARRVRKDLAELYGVRSEATAVSPSGSRRTPYFLVRVVAGGETLARQTGLLDSRRRPVRGLPNRLTTGSRDELAAIWRGAFLARGTLTDPGRSAALEVACPGNESAMALVGAAGRMGISAKAREVRGIHRVVIRDGEAIGAMLTAMGAHKTVTEWEEMRQRREVRATANRLVNFDDANLRRSAQAAVAACARVERALEILGDDVPEHLAYAGNLRLEHRDASLDELGHFATPPMTKDAVAGRIRRLLAMADKKASDQGIPNTQANLPTALD; this comes from the coding sequence TTGGCTCTTACAGCCGATGTCAAAGATGAACTGACCGCCGTCGACGAGAAGCGCAATACGGTGCGGGCGGCCGAGCTCGCCTCGCTCCTGCGCTTCAGCGGCGGACTCCACATCATCTCCGGCCGGATCGCCATCGAGTCCGAGGTAGATTCTCCGCGAATCGCACGCCGCGTGCGCAAGGACCTCGCCGAGCTCTACGGTGTCCGCAGCGAGGCCACAGCGGTCTCGCCATCCGGTTCCCGTCGAACGCCCTATTTTCTCGTTCGGGTGGTCGCTGGGGGAGAGACCCTGGCTCGACAGACGGGTCTGCTCGATTCGCGCCGCCGCCCGGTGCGAGGCCTTCCCAATCGGCTGACGACCGGCTCGCGCGACGAGCTCGCGGCGATCTGGCGAGGAGCATTCCTCGCGAGAGGAACGCTCACGGACCCCGGCCGATCGGCCGCGCTCGAGGTTGCGTGCCCGGGGAACGAGTCCGCGATGGCTCTCGTGGGAGCGGCAGGGCGCATGGGTATCTCCGCAAAAGCGCGCGAGGTCCGCGGCATCCATCGTGTCGTCATTCGTGACGGCGAGGCGATCGGCGCCATGCTCACCGCGATGGGCGCTCACAAGACCGTCACCGAGTGGGAAGAGATGCGCCAGCGCCGCGAGGTGAGGGCGACAGCGAATCGCCTGGTCAACTTCGACGATGCGAACCTGCGCCGATCGGCGCAAGCGGCCGTCGCCGCGTGCGCTCGGGTGGAGCGGGCTCTCGAGATCCTCGGCGACGACGTGCCGGAGCACCTCGCATACGCCGGCAACCTGCGCCTCGAGCACCGCGATGCGAGTCTCGACGAGCTGGGCCACTTCGCAACACCGCCCATGACGAAAGACGCCGTCGCAGGCCGCATCCGCCGCCTGCTCGCCATGGCAGACAAGAAGGCGAGCGATCAGGGAATCCCCAACACGCAAGCTAATCTTCCGACGGCGCTCGACTGA
- the rapZ gene encoding RNase adapter RapZ, producing MTSDEPASEQEVLIVTGMSGAGRSSVANALEDLDWYVVDNLPPQMLRPLVDLAERAEGTEKLAVVVDVRGRDFFADLRSMLQGLREGTHLRVLFLDAADDALVRRYEAVRRPHPLQGEGTILDGIRIERSRVAAIRELSDLVIDTTDLNVHQLGSTVRDLFKTEATPELQVTVMSFGFKYGIPTDADMIADARFLPNPFWVPELRTHTGLDSEVDSYVFTQPGAEEFLDAYASALKPVLTGYQRENKRHAVVAVGCTGGKHRSVAMAERLAAILENQPDVMVNVKHRDLGRE from the coding sequence ATGACCAGCGACGAACCAGCATCCGAGCAGGAAGTCCTCATCGTCACGGGCATGTCGGGTGCCGGGCGCTCGAGCGTCGCCAACGCTCTCGAGGACCTCGACTGGTACGTCGTCGACAACCTCCCGCCGCAGATGCTGCGACCTCTCGTCGATCTGGCAGAACGCGCCGAGGGCACCGAAAAGCTGGCTGTCGTTGTCGACGTGCGCGGCCGCGACTTCTTCGCTGACCTGCGCTCGATGCTCCAAGGGCTGAGAGAAGGCACGCACTTGCGCGTGCTGTTCCTCGATGCGGCAGACGACGCGCTCGTCAGACGGTACGAGGCCGTGCGACGACCGCATCCTCTGCAAGGCGAGGGCACGATCCTCGATGGCATTCGCATCGAGCGCTCACGGGTCGCGGCGATTCGAGAGCTCAGCGATCTTGTCATCGACACGACGGACTTGAACGTCCACCAGCTCGGGTCGACCGTACGCGACCTCTTCAAGACCGAGGCGACGCCGGAGCTGCAGGTGACGGTGATGAGCTTCGGATTCAAATATGGGATCCCGACAGACGCCGATATGATTGCAGACGCGAGATTTCTGCCAAACCCCTTCTGGGTTCCAGAACTGCGGACGCATACGGGCCTCGATTCTGAGGTTGATTCCTATGTCTTCACGCAGCCCGGAGCCGAGGAGTTTCTCGACGCATACGCTTCCGCGCTCAAACCGGTTCTCACGGGATACCAACGCGAGAATAAGCGTCATGCCGTCGTGGCGGTGGGGTGCACGGGCGGGAAGCACCGCTCTGTCGCAATGGCTGAGCGTCTCGCCGCAATACTGGAAAACCAGCCCGACGTCATGGTCAACGTCAAGCACCGAGACCTCGGCCGCGAATAA